Proteins found in one Paenibacillus borealis genomic segment:
- a CDS encoding MGH1-like glycoside hydrolase domain-containing protein has translation MTRDLLQQLREVTADDRIGVLKKAADRGSMGQWRQSGVAFAASSEAMENVYYSGLHKLMDCIVPMDGNGHVLHEGGVYLGSWLESTGTISAELLSRFMPEVAEATFRLFADYQREDGLIPYKVTPAGPAYRQIQMVTPLARSIWNHYVQNGRNRMFLSSMYQAMSRFDEWLASRRDTRGTGCVEAFCTFDTGHDLSPRFWHIPDTPHLDDAAQCNPDSPLLPFLAPDLTANVYCQRLYLSRIAEELGEDGAEWEAKAASSRQSLFSYCYDEDDEFFYDRDRGGRFVRVQSDVLLRVLACEVGDRDFFDAALRRYLLNTSKFFAKYPFTSIAMDDPRFDPFSSYNTWGGSSNFLSIIRAPHAFEHHGRYVELTWVMQPILAALSRMTRFAQTLSPWTGEEGYTETYSPAILCLLDYVERLCGIMPVAGEELWFTGLLPYDMDHGQEVAHETGYRRVVDGTVYELITTRQGAVIYRDMEEYMAFPFGVRVITDRNGELLKLTGMSIREIGGSICYQGKNLPFTIKGNEQLEYGDGGFSSISDIGVVLPEYR, from the coding sequence ATGACAAGGGACTTATTACAGCAGCTCCGGGAAGTAACGGCTGATGACCGGATCGGAGTGCTCAAGAAGGCGGCGGACCGTGGCTCTATGGGGCAATGGAGGCAGTCGGGAGTAGCCTTTGCCGCCTCATCGGAAGCGATGGAGAATGTCTATTATTCCGGATTGCATAAGCTTATGGATTGTATCGTGCCGATGGACGGTAACGGCCATGTTCTGCATGAAGGAGGTGTTTATCTCGGCAGCTGGCTGGAAAGTACGGGAACCATCAGCGCTGAGCTGCTGTCACGCTTTATGCCGGAGGTGGCGGAAGCGACCTTTCGCCTGTTCGCCGATTATCAGCGTGAGGATGGACTGATCCCTTACAAAGTAACCCCTGCGGGGCCGGCTTACCGTCAGATCCAGATGGTGACCCCGCTGGCCCGGAGTATCTGGAATCATTATGTGCAGAACGGACGTAACAGGATGTTCCTTAGCTCGATGTACCAGGCGATGAGCCGGTTCGACGAGTGGCTGGCCAGCCGGCGCGATACACGAGGAACAGGCTGCGTGGAGGCCTTCTGCACCTTTGATACCGGGCATGATCTGTCCCCGCGATTCTGGCATATTCCCGATACGCCACATCTGGACGATGCGGCGCAATGTAACCCGGATTCACCGCTGCTGCCGTTTCTGGCCCCTGATTTAACGGCCAATGTCTATTGCCAGCGGCTGTATCTATCCAGAATTGCAGAGGAACTTGGAGAGGATGGAGCTGAGTGGGAGGCCAAAGCTGCGTCGAGCAGACAGAGTCTCTTCAGCTATTGCTATGATGAAGATGATGAGTTCTTCTATGACCGTGACCGCGGAGGCCGGTTTGTGCGTGTGCAGTCCGATGTGCTGCTGCGTGTGCTGGCCTGCGAAGTGGGAGACCGCGATTTCTTTGATGCTGCTCTCCGGCGTTATCTGCTGAATACCAGCAAGTTCTTCGCCAAATATCCCTTCACCTCCATAGCGATGGATGACCCCCGGTTTGATCCGTTCTCCAGCTACAACACCTGGGGCGGCTCATCCAATTTCCTTAGTATCATCCGCGCGCCGCATGCCTTTGAACATCACGGGCGTTATGTTGAACTGACCTGGGTGATGCAGCCTATTCTGGCTGCGCTGTCGCGGATGACACGCTTTGCTCAGACGTTAAGCCCTTGGACAGGAGAAGAGGGCTATACGGAAACGTATTCTCCGGCCATTCTGTGCCTGCTGGATTATGTGGAGCGGCTGTGCGGAATAATGCCGGTTGCCGGAGAAGAGCTGTGGTTCACCGGACTGCTTCCTTATGATATGGATCATGGCCAGGAGGTGGCCCATGAGACGGGATACCGCCGGGTGGTAGACGGAACAGTCTATGAGCTGATCACTACCCGCCAGGGGGCAGTGATCTACCGGGACATGGAGGAGTACATGGCCTTTCCGTTTGGAGTCCGCGTAATCACGGACCGGAACGGGGAGCTGCTGAAGCTGACCGGGATGAGTATCCGTGAAATCGGGGGCAGCATCTGTTATCAGGGCAAGAATCTCCCGTTCACGATTAAGGGCAATGAACAGCTGGAATATGGAGATGGCGGGTTCAGCAGCATCAGCGATATTGGGGTAGTGCTGCCGGAATACCGGTAG
- a CDS encoding glycoside hydrolase family 43 protein translates to MENHNLQIRDPFVLPLAEQGLEQGEGLYYLYGSTDSNIWGTGTGFDAYTSKDLEHWEGPFPVFRPEADFYAKRNFWAPEVYAYGGKYIMFATFRRTDNDLLGTAVLASPHPLGPFTPYSEGPVTPQDWSSLDGTLYIDKQSQPWMVFCHEWQQIRDGEVCAIRLTEDLRSAEGEPVTLFRASEAPWTTPFESKRYADQLNYVTDGPFLFRSSNDDTLYLLWASFINNTYALGIARSGSGEVTGPWIHQEEALYQNDGGHAMVFRTFGDKLMLAIHTPNQTPDERPVFLELEESGGVMRMKE, encoded by the coding sequence ATAGAGAATCATAACCTGCAGATCAGAGATCCGTTTGTGCTTCCGCTTGCAGAACAAGGACTGGAACAGGGAGAGGGGCTCTACTATTTGTACGGCAGTACCGACAGTAATATCTGGGGCACGGGCACGGGGTTCGACGCCTACACTAGCAAAGATCTGGAGCATTGGGAGGGACCGTTTCCGGTGTTCCGGCCGGAGGCGGATTTCTATGCTAAGCGGAATTTTTGGGCTCCGGAAGTCTATGCATACGGCGGGAAATACATCATGTTCGCCACCTTCCGGCGCACTGACAATGATCTGCTGGGGACGGCTGTGCTTGCTTCACCGCACCCGCTTGGCCCGTTCACCCCGTATAGCGAAGGGCCGGTGACTCCGCAGGACTGGAGCTCCCTGGACGGAACACTTTATATAGATAAGCAGAGTCAGCCATGGATGGTATTCTGCCATGAGTGGCAGCAGATTCGAGACGGGGAGGTCTGCGCCATACGGTTAACGGAGGACCTGCGGAGTGCGGAAGGCGAACCGGTTACTTTGTTCCGGGCATCGGAAGCCCCGTGGACAACACCGTTTGAATCCAAGCGGTATGCGGATCAACTCAATTATGTAACGGATGGGCCGTTTCTGTTCAGGTCAAGTAACGACGATACGTTGTATTTGCTGTGGGCAAGCTTCATTAATAACACCTATGCGCTGGGCATTGCCCGTTCCGGGAGCGGTGAGGTAACCGGGCCGTGGATTCATCAGGAAGAGGCACTCTATCAGAATGACGGCGGACACGCGATGGTATTCCGGACCTTCGGCGATAAGCTGATGCTAGCGATCCATACCCCGAATCAGACACCCGACGAACGGCCGGTATTTCTGGAGCTGGAAGAGAGCGGCGGGGTGATGAGAATGAAGGAATAG
- a CDS encoding stalk domain-containing protein: MKKKLTAALTVFAVLGGMGTGVYAGANLQEIKAFLNPGIKFKVDGQPVQLKNSSGAVIAPISYKDTTYLPVRSVSDLLGVTVKFDAASNTISLGEQTEGVSIAAGFDSSYHTKDPDKTVYKDKDYKDVHFDNGSGNRGSSFMLYPNKKYQKLYIQVAAIGTDIKDFTVQDSDTDTVLKKLNITPEEGLVTVEVDIAGVSSIYVTGDVQDGSSMFVPLTTSYYK, encoded by the coding sequence GTGAAAAAGAAATTAACCGCTGCGCTGACTGTTTTTGCTGTACTTGGAGGAATGGGCACGGGGGTATACGCCGGAGCCAATCTGCAGGAGATCAAAGCTTTTCTGAATCCGGGAATTAAATTCAAGGTAGATGGCCAGCCTGTGCAGCTGAAGAATAGCAGCGGTGCAGTGATCGCTCCGATTTCTTATAAGGATACTACGTATCTGCCAGTCCGGTCTGTGTCGGATCTTCTCGGTGTTACCGTTAAATTCGATGCTGCCTCCAATACCATTTCATTAGGCGAGCAGACGGAAGGAGTCTCCATAGCTGCCGGTTTTGACTCGTCGTATCACACCAAAGATCCTGACAAAACCGTCTATAAAGATAAGGACTACAAAGATGTTCATTTCGACAATGGCAGCGGCAATCGCGGCAGCTCGTTCATGCTCTACCCGAACAAGAAATATCAGAAGCTGTACATTCAGGTAGCGGCGATCGGCACTGATATTAAAGACTTCACCGTGCAAGACAGCGATACGGATACGGTGCTTAAGAAGCTGAACATTACCCCTGAAGAAGGGCTCGTAACCGTAGAGGTGGACATTGCCGGAGTAAGCTCTATCTATGTAACCGGAGACGTACAAGACGGCTCATCCATGTTCGTTCCATTGACTACTTCCTATTATAAGTAA
- a CDS encoding thermonuclease family protein: MFNAKNRKRITRYGLIVLALTISLLTAVLSKDEPDGNFETLDTIVLTYPSEAKVLSVTDGDTIKVKFEDGSVDKIRLLLIDTPETKRANTPVQPFGPEASEYLTELLNGQTVRVEMDVSERDQYGRILAYVYLGDEMVNEMLIAEGLARVAVYPPDVKYVDQFRVIEKKAKSAKLGIWSLENYVTDRGYDTSVTATPANKK, from the coding sequence ATGTTCAACGCTAAAAACCGTAAGAGGATTACCAGATATGGCTTGATTGTATTGGCTCTTACGATTTCGTTATTGACAGCTGTCCTGTCGAAAGATGAACCGGACGGTAACTTTGAAACACTGGACACGATTGTTCTTACATATCCTTCCGAGGCAAAAGTTCTATCTGTAACCGATGGCGATACTATCAAAGTTAAGTTCGAAGATGGTTCAGTGGATAAAATCAGGCTCCTGCTCATCGATACCCCAGAAACCAAACGCGCCAATACACCGGTTCAGCCGTTTGGCCCTGAGGCCAGCGAATACTTAACGGAGCTTCTGAACGGGCAAACGGTTAGGGTCGAAATGGATGTGTCTGAACGTGATCAATACGGCCGGATTCTGGCTTATGTCTATCTCGGTGATGAGATGGTGAATGAAATGCTGATCGCAGAGGGTCTGGCCAGGGTTGCCGTGTATCCGCCCGATGTGAAATATGTGGACCAGTTCAGGGTTATTGAGAAAAAAGCGAAGTCTGCGAAGCTGGGGATTTGGAGCCTGGAGAACTATGTGACCGACAGGGGATACGACACTTCTGTCACAGCTACCCCCGCCAACAAAAAATAG